The window AAGGTTTTACCAGTTCCTGGAGGGCCCACAAGGAGAACGCCCTTTGGAATCCTTGCACCAATGGCTTGGAATTTTTTTGGGTCTTTTAAGAATTCAATGATTTCGAGAAGTTCTACTTTTGCTTCATCACATCCCGCCACATCATTGAATGTGACTTTGACTTTTGGGTCTACATTCATTTTGGCACGAGACTTACCAAACGTAAATGCTTTGTTACCCGATGCTTGGAGTTGGCGCATCATGATGAACCAAATGATTCCCAGTGCAAATAACCAAGGGATGATGCCTGAAACCACACTCCAAAATTTATTTTCTTCTGTGGACTTGGCAGTGAAACTGAGTCTGGACTTACGAAGTTTCGTCACCAAATCATCGTTCACCTGTGCTACGTTGGTTTTGAATGGTTTTGGTTTATTGTCCTTACTAATTTCTGGAATGTACCAACCTTCGATGAGTTCTTTATCGATGATGATTTGTTGTTTTGTGGATAAATCTTTCCCATCTTTGGAAGTGATTTTCCCTATGGGTTTTTTCCCCTCAATGGGTTCGACCATATTCAAAAAATCGGAATAACTGATTTCGTCGGGTTTACCGGCAAAGTCTTGGCCCTTGTAAACCGTTGCCAAAATGACAAGGAATACGAGTAAAAATAGGAATACGGTTTTGATGTTTTTATTCATGTAAGACTTCCGATGATTAGACTAAAATCAAAGGTGATATTTCTGAATCACTTCGTCAATATCCCCCATGGATATGGAACGAATCGCCGCTTCGGCGTCATTGATGATCTGTATCAAACTCAGGTTCTCTAATGGCTCAAAATCTTCACGTAAAAAATCTTCTCTTTTTTTCGGATTGAAGCTTGAATTGAGAACACCGATCCGAATGCGGATGAAATTGGGAGAACGTAATGAGACAGAAATCGAGTTTACCCCGGGATTTGAGTCATTTTCTCCACCTTTCGTGACAACAATTTGGCCCAGTTCCAGTTCTAGATCTTCATGGATGACGACGATGTCTTTGACTTGGATTTTGAGAAAAGAGGCAATATAAAGGACAGACTCACCAGAGAGTTCGCTGAAGGTTTGTGGTTTGAGTAAAACCACTTCGTCCCCTTCAAAGTCACCTCGTCCGATGAGCGATTTTTTCTTTTTAGTTTTGATTTCGATGCCAATGTTATTGGCAATGACATCGAGAATCTTAAAACCAATGTTAGATCGATTGTTGTTATATCTATCGCCAGGATTTCCTAGCCCTACAATTAACTTCATTGGTTCCTAAAAGTAGTTCTTACTTCTTAGCGCCTTTTTTAGCAGCTGGTTTCCCTTTTGCGGCATCAGCTTCTGCTTTTTCAGCACGTTCTGCAGCAAGGATCGCTTTCGTTTTGTTACATGAAGCAACAATTGGATCGCCATTCACTAAAATTTCCCAAGATTGTGGGTGTGGGAGTTCAGAAACTTTGATCATCATTCCGATGTCAAGTCCGGTCACATCTACAGTGATGACATCAGTCAAATCTTCTGGAGTGGACTTCACCTTGATTTCGTGAACGAGGTGTTCGAACTGACCACCGGCTTTGGATCCTTTTGCCACACCTGTTGTTTTAATGGCAACAGTGGTTTGGATTTTTTTGCCAGGAGTTACTTTGTAAAAGTCAATATGACGAATTTGGCCAGTGTGAGGGAATCTTTGGATTTCCTTTACGAAAACTTTTTCCGATTTTCCGTCGAGTTCAAGGTCAATGAGAGTTGCCTTACGAATCCCGGAGTCGATGAGTTTTTGGATTTCTTTTTCGACAACACTTGCCGATTTTGCCTCACCGCTTCCGATGATGTTAGCCGGTACTAAACCTTCCACACGCATTCTTCTGGCAGGACCTTTTCCTGTTGAAGTTCTTGGTTGTGCTTTGATACTGATTTTTTCCATGATTATGTTCCTTAAAGTTATGAAAACAGACTAGAGATTGATTCTTCGTTATGAATCCGCTCGATGGCTTTAGCAAAGAGTGGGGCGATCGAGAGCGTTTTCAAGTGATTTATTTTTTTGCTCTCGGGAATGACAATAGAATTGGAGAGGACAATCGGATTGAATTTTGCCTCGTTGAGTTTCGAAGGAGCTTCGCCGGAAAGAACTCCGTGAGAAGCACAACACAATACCGATTTTGCTCCATTTTCGTAGAGGGCAGTGGCTGCCTTCGCAATGGTTCCACCAGTATCGATCATATCATCAAGTAACAAACAGTTTTTGTCTTTGATGTCACCTATCACATGCATGACGACTGACTCATTTGCTTTGGGTCTCCGTTTGTCGATGATGGCAAGAGACCCGTTTACTTTTTTCCCAAAATTACGAGCACGTTCCGCTCCCCCAGAATCAGGGGATACAATCACAAGATCATCCATTCCAAGTGAGTTGATGTACTCAGCAAGAACTGGTGAAAAATACAAATGGTCCACGGGAATTCGGAAAAAACCTTGGATTTGGTCAGCATGAAGGTCCATTGTCAGGACACGGTCAGGACCCACCGTTTCGATTAAATCGGCCACCATACGAGCCGAAATGGGAACTCTTGGTTCCACCTTTCTGTCTTGGCGACCATACCCATAATATGGGATAACGGCAGTAATGCGACGAGCAGAGGCCCTTCTTGCTGCATCAATGATGAGTAGAAGTTCCATTAAACTGTCGTTAGCAGGGTAGCTTATGGATTGGACAACAAATACATCGCGACCACGGACATTCTCTTCGATTTTGACAGAACTTTCTCCATCTGAAAATCGCTTCACAGAGATTTGGCCATTCGGAATCTTTAAGTTTTTGCAGATTTCTTCTGCTAAAGGTCTATTTGCATTTCCAGAAAATACTACAACTTCGCTAGGATTCATACTCCAACCAACCCATTATCTATATATTGTTTCGCAAGAGCCAAATCATCGGGAGAATTGATTCCATGGCTTTCTAAAGCATTGGTCAAAGTTTGTGCTCCAACCTTTTTCCCTTCGTTTCGGAAAATTTTGATCACGTCTGTGAGGTAATATTCTTTTTGTGCGTTATTATTTCCAATTTGTTTTAAGGCACCAAAAAGATCTTCTGTATTAAAACAATAGGTCCCCGTGTTCACTTCATTTACGGCTTTTTCTTCGGGGTTTGCATCTTTTTCTTCTACGATGCGTAAGAGACTTCCATCATCGGAAGAACGAATGATCCGTCCGTAACCAGTTGGATTTTCCATTTTTGCGGAAAGGACAGTGGCGACATATCCATGGGATTTATGGTGTTCGATCAGATTGGAAAATGAAGATGATGATATGAGCGGTGCATCACCGCAGGCAACAATCGTGTAACCAGTATATGGTGCAAGTTGTTTCTCAGCTGAAATCACAGCATGTCCAGTGCCTAGTTGTTCTGTTTGTTCTGCAAATTCAACACCGGGAAAGGATTTTGCAATGTCTGTGACAATGTCTTTGCGATAACCGACAACGACAACCTTGCGGTCTATTCCGGCAGTTTCAATATTACGGAGGACGTGGAGTAAAAGTGGAGATTCGTTCAGTACAACCGCAACCTTGGGAAGCTCACTCTTCATTCGAGTTCCTTTCCCCGCCGCCAAAATAACAGCAGTTACAGTATTATGTGGGTTCATCGTTCTTTCTATCGGATCTTTTAAAACTGGCTGGCCTGCTAGGATTCGAACCTAGGGAATGGCGATACCAAAAACCGCTGCCTTACCGCTTGGCTACAGGCCAGTTTCTAAAAAGAGAACGTTCGAAATTCCATTTTCGGGAACCTAAGAGAGACATTGGGAAGGGCTTCGTTTCGTTTCTCTTCGGTCGGATAAATGCCATAAAGACATGATCCAGAACCAGAAAGAGACGCAAAAATTGCTCCCGACTCAAAGAACCCTAATTTCAATTCCTTTAGTAAGGGTTGGGTCTGGAAAGCGATTTTTTCAAACTCGTTCTCTAGCCTGTTTTGCAGGTAAACCCAATCCCCGACGTGAAGACTTCGAATTAAATCCTCTGTCAGAGATTTCCATACTTCGGAACCATAGGGTTTTTGTAAACTTTTTTGGAGACTTGCGTACATAGAACCGGTAGATAATCCAAAGGGAGGGATGGCCAAAATCCCAAAACCCTTGGCCAAACGGATGGGTTCCATCACTTCCCCAATCCCAGTCACAAAACAGGCACTCGATTGGAGGAAAAAAGGAACATCCGCGCCGATGGATTTGGCAAATTGAATTTGTTCTCCCCGCGAAAGATTCGTATAGGGAAACAGGTGTTGTAATAAAACACCCGCATTGCTACTCCCACCGCCAATTCCCCCTTCGGGAGGCAGGTGTTTTTGTATTTGGACCTTGATTTCCAAAGCTTCTTGGAAGTAGGGTTTCAGTTTATGAAAGGTTTTGGTGAGGATATTTTGGGAAAGGTCCCCACGTTCCGAGACAGCTTCAAAAAGGGAATGGCGATACCCTTGTAAATGGTTTGTGGAGTGGAATACAAATCTGGAAACAATTCCTTTTGGTAAGGACTTGATTTGGATTTCCATGGGATCACCAAAGTCAATGGGAACAAAGACACTTCGGATTTCATGGAGTCCATCTTCCCTTTTATAAGGAATCATCAAACCAATGTTAATCTTTGCATGTGCAATCGTTTGCAAAAGAACCAACTTACGTTTCTATCGACTTGTTTTCTTTAGAAAGGGAAATGGATTGTAAATGCAGTCTGATGGATTCTTTGATTTCATTTGGTTCGGACACAAGAATGGAAGGTCCATATCCAAGTATCGTTTGGATGAGCCAATTTTTATCTCGCAAGGGAGTTTGGAATTCTCGGAAGGTTGTGTTTTGGATTTGTTTTACGTTTCCTGTTTCATTGAGAGGGAGTTTTAAACTCAAATGATACGAAGCAGAGTCTGTGACCCATAAGGTAACATTCGTTTCAGGATCTGAATTTGTTTCAAATTTTTGTTTGAACCCTTGTAAAAACTCAGATGCGGTTTCAGGTAAGTTTGGGTATTCCAAATCAGTGATTGTGATATCCAAAATAAAATCCAATCGAAAGGAACGAAACCCCTCTTTTTTTAAATCATATGCCAAAAGGTAAGAATCATTTTCTTCGAGTAATAACCAAGGAGCAAGTGTTCTTGTTTCTTTTTCTTTTGTGTTCCGTTTCCAATAAACAATTGTTAGTATTTTTTTGGAGTGAATGGCTTCTTGAACCATTTTTTTTGTTTTTTGATGAGGTGACCATTCGCCAGATGGTAAGACAGAATCAATTTTTTTTAAGATGGATTGCCGGATCTCTCCGCCTTGGCCTTTTTCAGAAAGGAGTAACGATCGTAAAGCGGCCCATTCTTTGGGTGATAACGGAAGCGCTGAATCAACTGCAATGGGGAGTCTGATTTTCACCTTGTCCCCATCAAAGTCTAAGTCTACAGCATCGGTCGGAGAATAGGGATACATCTCAATCATATACAACTCTCCCAAATCTTTTTTGAGAGAGGCGATGGATTTGTGCCCGGTCACTCCTTGGATTTCTTCTAATGATAAACCTTCTGGATGAGAAGCCAGAAGGCGGATTAAATTGAGTTTAGAAGCGGCCCGAGCGGTAGAAGGGTTCATTAAACTTCGAGAATCACCTTTAGTTCTTTTGCGTTTGATGCGCATAAAGATTGTTTTTCGATGTTTTTTGCTTTGAGGTGCCCACCAGTCAATCTTTGGCTCACAACACTTGGTCCAAAATCAATGATGGTGTTTATGGCACTGTCGTTGAAAATAGGAGCAATCGCCAAATCCCAGTATAGTGGTTCAATGAGTACCATTTTGAAAAGGATGTCACGAAGGTTTCCATCTTTTTGTAAGTTGTGACCATCAAAGATGCTATACACAGGAACTTTTAGGTCAGCACCAGTGTATGGGAAAGGAACCACAGAGGCATCTTCTGCATTGAACTTATCAAGAGAAGTTTCCATAAATGGGCAGTGGAAAGGAGCCGTTGTTTTTAAATAGACAAACTTAAATTTCTTTTCGTCCATCTCTGCTTTCCATTGTTTACGAAATGCGAGTAGAGAAGATGGTAGAGCTGAAAGGATCATCGAATCAGGAGTGTTGTAAAGAGAGATAAACACTGTGTCTTGGCCTTTCAGTCCAAGGGAATCATTTGTTTGTTTCACTCTGTCTTCGAGTTCGTCTTTTGAATAACCAATGACCGCAACCATTGGTGCTGGGTTTTTGTCCCCATTGGCTTCGTTTTCTTTTACGATTTCTTCCGAAACTTGGAAGTTAGGGTAAACCTTTTGTCCGTTGAACCCAAGATAAAAAACAAATTTTAAAAAGTCAGCGTAAGCCTTTAAGAAATCAGCACCTTCTTTTCCAAGTCCCACGAGGGCAGAAGCAATGACCCCTTGGCTATGACCACTTAACGCACCTGTTGCTTTCATGAGGTCTGCCGTTGGATAACCACGTTTGGAAACCAAAACATAGTTTGCGATTTGGGTCATAAAGATCCCTGGAACGGAGATGGGTGCACGTGCGAGGTAATCTTCGTTTGGTGCCGCATCTGGATTTTCGATCCATGATTTGAAATCGAGTCCTTCGCTAAGAAGGGGATTTTTTCCGTCACGAGCGGCGATTTCACCGAGGGTTTGGAAACTAGTTTCGAAAAATTCTTTTAGTTCAGGTTCTGCATACAATTTTACGAGTTCTTTGAGGTATGGGGAACCCTGTCCTCCGAATTGAAGGAAAAATTTTTGAGAATTTTGGAGGGTACCGGTAAGGAGTTTTGCCGAAGTCATTGGTTCTTCCTGAGAAATGATTTTTCTGTTACCGTACAGAGAGGACTTCTCAGAACAAGGAGAAAATTCCTGGAAGGACTGGCGAAAACTCCCAGGAGATTGATTCGAAACGAAGGTTTATGCGGCTTTACTTTGTTCTAAATTGGATTTGATGCGTTCGTGGTCTTGGGCTAGGAGGACCGTATTTTCAAAATAGGTCGCAAAATCAATTCTCCCAGAAGCAAAATCTTCATGGAGAAGGGCTAAGAGAAGGTAGAACATAGATCCTCCTGGTGGTTCCGAATCTAACAATGTGACATAATTCGAAAAGTCTTTTTCAAAGAAAGTGTTACTCAGTTTGTCGGCGGGTTTGGAATTTTTTTTAGGAAAATATTCCCAAGATCCACCCCTTCGGGATTTCCACTTTACAATCTCCAATTCTCGGTTTCCCTTACAAACCTATGTTTGTTGCTCTAAGCCCTATCGATACCCTCATTGTCTTCGTTTTTGTTGGTTTTATGGTGGTGATTGGGGTGCTTTTGAAAAAATCCATGAACCATTCCACGGATTTTTTACTCGCAGGAAGGAAAATCCCCAGTTGGATCACGGGCATTGCCTTCATTTCGGCCAATATCTCCGCCTTAGAATTGTTAGGGATGAGTGCCAGTGGGGCAGAGTATGGCTTTTTGACGTTTCATTTTTATTACTTAGGTGCGATCCCTGGAATGATTTTTCTTGGGATCTTTATGATGCCGTTTTATTACTCTACAAAGATACGAAGTGTCCCTGAATACCTGAGGTATCGTTTCAATCGAGAGGCGCACTTAGTCAATTCGCTCATCACCTTGTTGTCCCTAGCCCTTGGGTCAGGGATCTACTTGTATTCTTTGTCCTTAGTGTTTGAAACTTTATTTGGTTGGAACCCACACCTTTCCATTCTATTCAGCGCTCTCATTGTTTTGATTTATACTTATTTTGGGGGACTCAGTTCTTCCATTTATACAGAAGTGATGCAGTTTTTTCTGACTGTCATTGGACTTTTCCCATTGGTCATTATCGGTTTAACAAAGTTAGGTGGATGGGATGGTCTGATGCAAAAAATCCCCGAGTCACACAAACATATGTGGGTGGGACTTCCTGGAGGACAAAATGAACTGGGTTGGGATGTCTTAAGTGTCACCGTTGGACTTGGTTTTGTTTTGTCTTTTTCCTATTGGACCTGTGGGTTTGCGGAAGTGCAAAGGGCAATGGCTGCAAAAGATTTTCGTGCGGCACGAAGGACACCTCTTATCGGAGCCATGTTCAAATTATTTTTACCGTTTCTCACAGTGATCCCTGGACTCATCGCACTTGCCGAATATTCCACAGAAATGAATGGAGAGTATAACAAAAGTTTTCTCATCTTACTCAAGAACTTTTATCCATCGGGGATGTTAGGGCTTGGAACGTCGGCACTGCTTGCTGCCTTTATGGCGGGGATGTCAAGTTCTGTCACAGCGATGAATACTATTTTTACTTATGATATTTACCAAACTTATATCAATAAAGATAAAGATGACAAAACCTATTTAAGAATTGGAAAACAAAGTACGATGGTTGCCGTTATATTTGCCATCTTTACCTCTTATATAGCGATGCAATTTGAAAACATCATGAATTACATCCAGTTACTGTTTTCGTTTTTTAATGCCCCACTCATCTCAATTTTTTTACTTGGTATGTTTTGGAAAAAAGCATCCAAATGGAGTGCCTTCTACGGGATGTTAGTGGGGACGGCCAGTGGCCTAATACACTATTTTTTATATGCCAATGGTTATTTGTATTACAAATCAGATATGGTATCCAATTTTTATGGTGCCATTTATTCAGGAGTGTTTTGTTTTTTAGTGATGGTGGTTGTGAGTCTTTGGGAATCAGAAGATCCAAATCGAGACTTACATGGGTTAGTGTATGAAGACAGAGATCGAACCAATGAATTTTGGGACCCTAGGATCCTTGCCTGGGGAGTGATTCTCATTGTCCTTCTTGCAGGGTTTAATATCGTTTTTGCGTAAAGATTTATACAACCGTAACAAAATAGTAATTGAAGGAGAGTATTCTTCTTCCTATGTTTGTTGCAGTATACACAAAGACTATGAAACCAAATCATTATACCGAAATCCCAGCTACCTTTGAAGTTCAGTTAGAACAACTCAAAGATTATGATTCGAAAAAACATATCAGTGCCAGAGGGATCCAATTTTTCCATCCTTATGACATTGAAGTGCCTTCGATATTAAAAATATCTTTAAAAATGATTTCGATGACAGGTTCGATTGACTTTCTTGTGAAAACATTGAAGTCTGAGAAAGTCGACAAAGAAGGATTATACGAAATCCATTGTAATTTTTATGACACAAATGCTGAAAAAGAAG of the Leptospira biflexa serovar Patoc strain 'Patoc 1 (Paris)' genome contains:
- a CDS encoding sodium:solute symporter family protein; translation: MFVALSPIDTLIVFVFVGFMVVIGVLLKKSMNHSTDFLLAGRKIPSWITGIAFISANISALELLGMSASGAEYGFLTFHFYYLGAIPGMIFLGIFMMPFYYSTKIRSVPEYLRYRFNREAHLVNSLITLLSLALGSGIYLYSLSLVFETLFGWNPHLSILFSALIVLIYTYFGGLSSSIYTEVMQFFLTVIGLFPLVIIGLTKLGGWDGLMQKIPESHKHMWVGLPGGQNELGWDVLSVTVGLGFVLSFSYWTCGFAEVQRAMAAKDFRAARRTPLIGAMFKLFLPFLTVIPGLIALAEYSTEMNGEYNKSFLILLKNFYPSGMLGLGTSALLAAFMAGMSSSVTAMNTIFTYDIYQTYINKDKDDKTYLRIGKQSTMVAVIFAIFTSYIAMQFENIMNYIQLLFSFFNAPLISIFLLGMFWKKASKWSAFYGMLVGTASGLIHYFLYANGYLYYKSDMVSNFYGAIYSGVFCFLVMVVVSLWESEDPNRDLHGLVYEDRDRTNEFWDPRILAWGVILIVLLAGFNIVFA
- a CDS encoding helix-turn-helix transcriptional regulator is translated as MNPSTARAASKLNLIRLLASHPEGLSLEEIQGVTGHKSIASLKKDLGELYMIEMYPYSPTDAVDLDFDGDKVKIRLPIAVDSALPLSPKEWAALRSLLLSEKGQGGEIRQSILKKIDSVLPSGEWSPHQKTKKMVQEAIHSKKILTIVYWKRNTKEKETRTLAPWLLLEENDSYLLAYDLKKEGFRSFRLDFILDITITDLEYPNLPETASEFLQGFKQKFETNSDPETNVTLWVTDSASYHLSLKLPLNETGNVKQIQNTTFREFQTPLRDKNWLIQTILGYGPSILVSEPNEIKESIRLHLQSISLSKENKSIET
- a CDS encoding 4-(cytidine 5'-diphospho)-2-C-methyl-D-erythritol kinase; this encodes MVLLQTIAHAKINIGLMIPYKREDGLHEIRSVFVPIDFGDPMEIQIKSLPKGIVSRFVFHSTNHLQGYRHSLFEAVSERGDLSQNILTKTFHKLKPYFQEALEIKVQIQKHLPPEGGIGGGSSNAGVLLQHLFPYTNLSRGEQIQFAKSIGADVPFFLQSSACFVTGIGEVMEPIRLAKGFGILAIPPFGLSTGSMYASLQKSLQKPYGSEVWKSLTEDLIRSLHVGDWVYLQNRLENEFEKIAFQTQPLLKELKLGFFESGAIFASLSGSGSCLYGIYPTEEKRNEALPNVSLRFPKMEFRTFSF
- a CDS encoding 50S ribosomal protein L25/general stress protein Ctc — protein: MEKISIKAQPRTSTGKGPARRMRVEGLVPANIIGSGEAKSASVVEKEIQKLIDSGIRKATLIDLELDGKSEKVFVKEIQRFPHTGQIRHIDFYKVTPGKKIQTTVAIKTTGVAKGSKAGGQFEHLVHEIKVKSTPEDLTDVITVDVTGLDIGMMIKVSELPHPQSWEILVNGDPIVASCNKTKAILAAERAEKAEADAAKGKPAAKKGAKK
- a CDS encoding ACP S-malonyltransferase, encoding MTSAKLLTGTLQNSQKFFLQFGGQGSPYLKELVKLYAEPELKEFFETSFQTLGEIAARDGKNPLLSEGLDFKSWIENPDAAPNEDYLARAPISVPGIFMTQIANYVLVSKRGYPTADLMKATGALSGHSQGVIASALVGLGKEGADFLKAYADFLKFVFYLGFNGQKVYPNFQVSEEIVKENEANGDKNPAPMVAVIGYSKDELEDRVKQTNDSLGLKGQDTVFISLYNTPDSMILSALPSSLLAFRKQWKAEMDEKKFKFVYLKTTAPFHCPFMETSLDKFNAEDASVVPFPYTGADLKVPVYSIFDGHNLQKDGNLRDILFKMVLIEPLYWDLAIAPIFNDSAINTIIDFGPSVVSQRLTGGHLKAKNIEKQSLCASNAKELKVILEV
- the pth gene encoding aminoacyl-tRNA hydrolase; the protein is MKLIVGLGNPGDRYNNNRSNIGFKILDVIANNIGIEIKTKKKKSLIGRGDFEGDEVVLLKPQTFSELSGESVLYIASFLKIQVKDIVVIHEDLELELGQIVVTKGGENDSNPGVNSISVSLRSPNFIRIRIGVLNSSFNPKKREDFLREDFEPLENLSLIQIINDAEAAIRSISMGDIDEVIQKYHL
- a CDS encoding sugar phosphate nucleotidyltransferase gives rise to the protein MNPHNTVTAVILAAGKGTRMKSELPKVAVVLNESPLLLHVLRNIETAGIDRKVVVVGYRKDIVTDIAKSFPGVEFAEQTEQLGTGHAVISAEKQLAPYTGYTIVACGDAPLISSSSFSNLIEHHKSHGYVATVLSAKMENPTGYGRIIRSSDDGSLLRIVEEKDANPEEKAVNEVNTGTYCFNTEDLFGALKQIGNNNAQKEYYLTDVIKIFRNEGKKVGAQTLTNALESHGINSPDDLALAKQYIDNGLVGV
- a CDS encoding ribose-phosphate pyrophosphokinase; amino-acid sequence: MNPSEVVVFSGNANRPLAEEICKNLKIPNGQISVKRFSDGESSVKIEENVRGRDVFVVQSISYPANDSLMELLLIIDAARRASARRITAVIPYYGYGRQDRKVEPRVPISARMVADLIETVGPDRVLTMDLHADQIQGFFRIPVDHLYFSPVLAEYINSLGMDDLVIVSPDSGGAERARNFGKKVNGSLAIIDKRRPKANESVVMHVIGDIKDKNCLLLDDMIDTGGTIAKAATALYENGAKSVLCCASHGVLSGEAPSKLNEAKFNPIVLSNSIVIPESKKINHLKTLSIAPLFAKAIERIHNEESISSLFS